One Hyla sarda isolate aHylSar1 chromosome 11, aHylSar1.hap1, whole genome shotgun sequence genomic window carries:
- the INAFM2 gene encoding putative transmembrane protein INAFM2, with amino-acid sequence MKDKDFMPNKERGKPATYTGDKKARMAAKTNQKWVRLATVFAYVLSVSMAAIILAIYYSLIWMPVRSSSGNSSNGNLSQVVPMALLNETNTTRPEASEFGSISQAPGNMKGLGNVRRSRETKADQENQPSRNREKMSGPYEQPTDGRQEVGMDSLILADGDFDRQSSKKDRLVDRIGR; translated from the coding sequence ATGAAGGATAAAGACTTCATGCCCAACAAAGAAAGGGGTAAACCTGCTACGTATACCGGAGATAAGAAAGCAAGAATGGCCGCCAAGACCAACCAAAAATGGGTGAGACTCGCAACCGTCTTCGCCTATGTACTCTCTGTATCGATGGCGGCAATCATTCTGGCCATCTACTACAGCTTAATATGGATGCCGGTGAGATCCAGCAGTGGTAACAGCAGCAATGGCAACCTCAGCCAAGTGGTTCCCATGGCTCTTCTCAACGAAACCAACACGACTAGGCCCGAGGCCTCCGAGTTTGGCAGCATAAGTCAAGCCCCAGGGAACATGAAGGGACTGGGAAACGTAAGGAGGTCTCGCGAAACCAAGGCCGATCAAGAAAATCAACCATCAAGGAACCGGGAGAAGATGTCTGGACCTTATGAGCAGCCAACGGATGGGAGGCAAGAGGTGGGCATGGACAGCTTGATCTTGGCAGATGGTGATTTCGATAGACAGTCTTCTAAGAAAGACAGGCTTGTAGACCGCATCGGGAGATAA